One Terriglobia bacterium genomic region harbors:
- the ftsZ gene encoding cell division protein FtsZ, whose translation METANSTIRFSAPRSEHLSGADMVFVTAGLGGGTGTGASPIIANLARELGALVVAVVTKPFDFEGRRRKSQAEEGLAALRQVVDTVITIPNDKLLHTVEKGTPLAEAFLMADDILRQAVQGISDLITVPGEINLDFADVKTIMSGMGMALMGTGIADGEHKAVEAAQRAISSPLLEDASIHGARGVLINITGGEDMTLHEVSEAAGIIHEAADPDANIIFGTVIDRAMKGSVKVTVIATGFVREEHRAIAALSGVERRAARSAAIVQEPPPAVVRNPDRFLRHGNTDKLEFDTTDEGWTPNMSVTKDDLDVPAFLRKQMD comes from the coding sequence ATGGAGACAGCGAACTCCACGATTCGCTTCAGTGCTCCACGCAGCGAGCACCTGAGCGGCGCGGACATGGTGTTCGTGACCGCCGGGCTCGGCGGCGGCACCGGCACCGGGGCCTCGCCGATCATTGCGAACCTGGCGCGAGAGCTGGGCGCCCTCGTGGTCGCCGTGGTGACCAAACCGTTCGACTTCGAGGGAAGGCGGCGCAAGTCTCAGGCCGAGGAGGGTCTCGCCGCGCTTCGGCAGGTCGTCGACACGGTGATCACCATCCCCAACGACAAGCTCCTGCACACCGTCGAGAAGGGGACCCCGCTTGCCGAGGCCTTTCTCATGGCGGACGATATCCTCCGGCAGGCGGTCCAGGGGATCTCCGACCTGATCACCGTGCCGGGGGAGATCAACCTGGATTTCGCCGACGTGAAGACGATCATGTCCGGCATGGGGATGGCCCTCATGGGAACCGGCATCGCGGACGGCGAGCACAAGGCCGTCGAGGCCGCGCAGCGGGCGATCTCCTCGCCGCTCCTGGAGGACGCGTCCATCCACGGCGCCCGCGGTGTGCTCATCAACATCACCGGCGGGGAGGACATGACGCTGCACGAGGTCTCGGAGGCGGCGGGCATCATCCACGAGGCCGCGGACCCCGACGCCAACATCATCTTCGGCACGGTGATCGACCGTGCGATGAAAGGCAGCGTGAAGGTCACGGTGATCGCCACCGGCTTCGTCCGGGAGGAACATCGCGCGATCGCCGCGCTGTCGGGGGTCGAGCGCCGGGCCGCCCGCTCCGCCGCGATCGTTCAGGAGCCTCCGCCTGCCGTGGTCCGCAACCCCGATCGATTCCTGCGCCACGGCAACACCGACAAGCTGGAGTTCGACACCACTGACGAGGGTTGGACCCCGAACATGAGCGTCACGAAGGACGACCTCGACGTCCCCGCGTTCCTGCGGAAACAGATGGACTGA
- a CDS encoding diguanylate cyclase gives MAVRPARIEAATRILVVDDDPETARLLRTWFRGQPYDILEARDGDEGLKVAAREQPDLILLDLMMPVLDGHGVARGLKRNLSTKSIPVILLSASNSVEDKVEAFAAGADDYVVKPFAFEEVDARIRAMLRKRELYMTLESTARELKASNEQLEELLVIDEKTGLSNFRHFQRRLAEEWLRAQRYGMPLSLVMFDLDNFKRLNDTLGHPAGDRALREFATLVAGGARGTDIAARYGGEEFAMILPHTAGSMAARVAERIRAAVREYVFVPDDGPARLTVSAGVATYPSHLDVESADALVRAADRALYRAKELGKDRVVVDSGPAVSTN, from the coding sequence ATGGCCGTTCGTCCTGCTAGGATCGAGGCCGCTACCCGAATCCTGGTCGTGGACGACGATCCGGAGACCGCGCGGCTGCTGCGCACCTGGTTCCGCGGGCAGCCGTACGACATCCTCGAGGCCCGGGACGGCGACGAGGGGCTCAAGGTCGCCGCCCGGGAGCAGCCGGACCTCATCCTCCTCGATCTCATGATGCCGGTCCTCGACGGGCACGGCGTCGCCCGCGGGCTGAAGAGGAACCTCTCGACCAAGAGCATCCCGGTGATCCTCCTGTCGGCGTCGAACAGCGTCGAGGACAAGGTCGAGGCGTTCGCCGCGGGTGCGGACGACTACGTCGTCAAGCCGTTCGCGTTCGAGGAGGTGGACGCGAGGATCCGGGCGATGCTGAGGAAGCGCGAGCTGTACATGACGCTGGAGAGCACGGCCCGCGAGCTCAAGGCGAGCAACGAGCAGCTCGAGGAGCTCCTGGTCATCGACGAGAAGACCGGGCTCTCCAATTTCCGGCACTTCCAGCGCCGGCTGGCCGAGGAGTGGCTCCGCGCCCAGCGCTACGGCATGCCGCTTTCCCTCGTCATGTTCGATCTCGACAACTTCAAGCGACTGAACGACACCCTCGGCCACCCGGCGGGCGACCGGGCGCTCCGGGAGTTCGCCACGCTCGTGGCCGGCGGGGCGCGCGGCACCGACATCGCGGCGCGGTACGGCGGCGAGGAGTTCGCGATGATCCTCCCCCACACCGCGGGCTCGATGGCGGCGCGGGTCGCCGAGCGCATCCGTGCCGCGGTGCGCGAGTACGTGTTCGTGCCCGACGACGGGCCGGCGCGCCTCACGGTCTCCGCGGGCGTCGCGACCTACCCCTCCCACCTGGACGTGGAGAGCGCCGACGCGCTGGTGCGCGCGGCCGACCGGGCGCTCTACCGCGCCAAGGAGCTGGGAAAGGACCGCGTGGTCGTGGACTCCGGTCCCGCGGTCTCGACGAATTGA
- a CDS encoding ANTAR domain-containing protein: MEFAVSIVKCDSCFVYVLEDDELVLRASKNPHPEEVDHLRLGVGEGITGWVAKHQQPVAIARNAFHDPRFQFFNELPEDRYEAFLSVPILCRGRLVGVLNLQHRQPHFHTRREIRLLSTIGFFVGAEIEMARLEEKSSQLSDELDARKVIERAKGILQQELAVSEEEAYLSLRKQSRQMRKSMKEVAESIIREHGERTPKRFLA; this comes from the coding sequence GTGGAGTTCGCTGTCTCCATCGTGAAATGCGATTCCTGTTTTGTATATGTGCTGGAGGACGATGAACTCGTTTTGCGGGCGTCCAAGAACCCGCATCCGGAGGAAGTGGATCATTTGCGACTCGGTGTGGGAGAAGGAATTACCGGCTGGGTAGCAAAACACCAACAACCTGTAGCCATCGCGCGCAACGCTTTCCACGATCCGCGTTTTCAATTCTTTAACGAACTTCCTGAAGACCGCTATGAGGCGTTCCTCTCCGTGCCTATTCTTTGCCGGGGCAGGCTCGTCGGGGTCCTTAATTTGCAGCACCGTCAGCCGCATTTTCACACCAGGCGGGAGATCCGGTTGCTTTCCACGATTGGCTTTTTCGTCGGCGCCGAAATCGAGATGGCGCGCCTGGAAGAAAAAAGCTCGCAGCTTTCCGATGAGCTCGATGCGCGCAAGGTGATCGAACGCGCCAAGGGTATCCTCCAACAAGAATTAGCGGTCAGCGAAGAAGAGGCCTACCTCAGTCTGCGGAAACAAAGCCGCCAGATGCGGAAGTCCATGAAAGAAGTTGCGGAGTCCATTATCCGCGAGCACGGAGAGCGCACTCCGAAGCGATTCTTGGCTTGA
- a CDS encoding creatininase family protein, whose amino-acid sequence MSWVLADLTWEAFRNRVPSELDAAIVPIGTLEAHGAVPLGTDLLIPGALAADLAPRVPALIAPPVPYGVTNSLLPYPGSTTVSSATFVAYLFEAAAGLADAGFRRIVLLNGHGGQSREVSDVVARLWAEKRVYSVAVEWWGLGRQPGVEVYGDYVSGHAGVEETAMVLAIAPDLVDAARATTIRRAPVREGVKARPFPASIILERPERDGDGAPVLDRVKAAEFRRRVATAVLAAIHDVFEGWEELRGR is encoded by the coding sequence ATGAGCTGGGTACTGGCGGATCTCACCTGGGAGGCGTTTAGAAACCGCGTCCCGTCGGAGCTGGATGCCGCGATCGTGCCGATCGGCACCCTCGAGGCCCACGGGGCGGTCCCTTTGGGCACGGATCTCCTCATCCCGGGGGCGCTCGCGGCCGATCTGGCGCCTCGCGTCCCCGCCCTGATTGCGCCCCCCGTCCCGTATGGGGTCACGAACTCGCTCCTGCCGTACCCCGGATCCACGACGGTGTCTTCCGCCACGTTCGTCGCGTACCTCTTCGAGGCCGCAGCGGGACTTGCCGACGCGGGCTTCCGCCGGATCGTCCTCCTGAACGGCCACGGCGGACAGAGCCGGGAGGTGTCCGACGTGGTGGCGCGGCTCTGGGCGGAGAAACGGGTGTACTCGGTGGCCGTCGAGTGGTGGGGGCTGGGGCGCCAGCCGGGCGTCGAGGTCTACGGCGACTACGTGTCGGGGCACGCCGGCGTCGAGGAGACTGCAATGGTCCTCGCGATAGCGCCGGACCTGGTGGACGCCGCGCGCGCCACGACGATCCGGAGGGCGCCGGTGCGCGAAGGGGTCAAGGCACGCCCCTTCCCCGCGAGCATCATCCTCGAGCGCCCCGAGCGGGACGGCGACGGCGCTCCCGTCCTCGACCGGGTCAAGGCCGCGGAGTTCCGGCGGCGCGTCGCCACCGCGGTCCTCGCGGCGATCCACGACGTGTTCGAGGGGTGGGAGGAGCTGCGGGGAAGGTAG
- the lnt gene encoding apolipoprotein N-acyltransferase, with amino-acid sequence MEAWKASHWRLPVLSGVLLAAAYFAVPPLLPNFVAFLPMLLWLDANRDRPRKERLRAAFLFGLLAYLLGLTWMRSMLEYSWLAAVLYIALAFGFAAYATAALTLAAWLRHSARWSWGASLPVAWISLEWERNLTDLRMTADHMGHTLAGYPFLVQFADLVGPYGVGALLLAANGLLYEAWRSRGRPAGRRAALVLAGFGAVVLLYDAWAWTHPPQPSRTVRVGIVQPNVPLDVKHGLKTEAEQWRTLSAMSQEATDRGAQIVIWPETSRPWPLRHWVDRGTTFVMPETQALARRTKADYVVGVEYYRIRDVGHQDFYNASMVVHANGVIDSEWSAKIYLVPFVEGIPFEGVLGPVLAGREGEMRWMAGGFSRGPRVNPLPVRDLRVGTMICYEELYFDLARRLRNAGADFVAIMTNDAWFGRTFFQGYQANTVRMRAIENRCAFVRVANTGISGFVDPLGRYHGWTDLDVAATEVHEVPLIPGRSVYGRTGDVVAWLAIAGLGAGIWASARADRRLRRREEMS; translated from the coding sequence TTGGAGGCGTGGAAGGCCAGCCACTGGAGGTTGCCGGTGCTGTCCGGCGTGCTCTTGGCCGCCGCCTACTTCGCCGTGCCCCCGCTCCTGCCGAACTTCGTCGCGTTCCTGCCGATGCTCCTCTGGCTCGATGCGAACCGCGATCGACCGCGCAAGGAGCGTCTACGCGCTGCGTTCCTTTTCGGCCTCCTGGCGTACTTGCTGGGACTGACCTGGATGCGGTCCATGCTGGAGTACTCCTGGCTCGCGGCGGTCCTTTACATCGCTCTCGCGTTCGGGTTCGCCGCCTATGCAACGGCGGCGCTGACCCTTGCGGCGTGGCTCCGGCATTCGGCACGGTGGTCCTGGGGAGCATCCCTGCCCGTGGCGTGGATCTCCCTCGAGTGGGAGCGAAACCTCACCGATCTGCGCATGACCGCGGACCACATGGGCCATACCCTCGCGGGCTACCCGTTCCTGGTCCAGTTCGCGGACCTCGTCGGTCCGTACGGCGTCGGCGCGCTGTTGCTCGCAGCGAACGGGCTCCTCTACGAAGCGTGGCGGAGCCGTGGTCGGCCGGCCGGGCGGCGCGCAGCACTCGTCCTCGCGGGGTTCGGAGCCGTGGTGCTCCTGTACGACGCCTGGGCGTGGACCCACCCGCCGCAGCCGTCCCGCACCGTGCGAGTCGGGATCGTCCAACCGAACGTGCCGCTCGACGTCAAGCACGGCCTCAAGACGGAGGCCGAGCAGTGGCGGACGCTATCGGCCATGAGCCAGGAAGCGACGGATCGGGGTGCCCAGATCGTGATCTGGCCGGAGACCTCTCGCCCGTGGCCCCTGCGGCACTGGGTGGACCGGGGCACGACCTTCGTCATGCCGGAAACCCAGGCGCTCGCCCGTCGGACGAAGGCGGACTACGTCGTGGGGGTCGAGTACTACCGGATCCGGGACGTCGGGCACCAGGACTTCTACAACGCGTCGATGGTGGTTCACGCGAACGGCGTGATCGATTCGGAATGGAGCGCGAAGATCTACCTGGTCCCGTTCGTGGAGGGGATCCCGTTCGAAGGGGTGCTCGGGCCGGTGCTCGCGGGACGCGAGGGCGAGATGCGTTGGATGGCGGGCGGGTTCAGTCGGGGTCCGCGAGTCAACCCGCTGCCGGTACGGGATTTGCGGGTCGGAACGATGATCTGCTACGAGGAGCTGTACTTCGACCTCGCACGGCGCCTCAGGAACGCCGGGGCGGATTTCGTGGCGATCATGACCAACGACGCCTGGTTCGGACGGACGTTCTTCCAGGGATACCAGGCGAACACGGTCCGAATGCGGGCGATCGAGAATCGCTGTGCGTTCGTGCGTGTCGCGAACACGGGGATCTCGGGGTTCGTGGACCCGCTCGGCCGCTATCACGGGTGGACCGACCTCGACGTTGCCGCAACCGAGGTCCACGAGGTGCCGCTGATCCCCGGGCGCTCGGTTTACGGGAGGACCGGGGACGTCGTCGCCTGGCTCGCCATCGCGGGGCTCGGGGCGGGAATCTGGGCGTCTGCGCGGGCGGATCGCAGGCTTCGTCGGCGAGAGGAGATGTCATGA
- a CDS encoding class IV adenylate cyclase — protein sequence MALPGRETEVKLRFASPAEAAARLLSIGARPERERQLEDNVLYDLRGDPLRSAGCLLRLRRSGGRAILTYKAPVPGEHRHKVRVEHETVVGDPDATARILEGLGLAPRYRYQKYRTTFALEGLEIALDETPIGCFVELEGEPDAIDRVAASLGYSESQYILATYRQLQEQRAAVLGIELGDLVFPTGSGNEAPR from the coding sequence ATGGCTCTTCCCGGCAGGGAAACCGAGGTCAAGCTCCGCTTCGCATCTCCCGCCGAGGCGGCGGCGCGCCTGCTGTCGATCGGCGCGCGGCCCGAGCGCGAGAGACAGCTCGAGGACAACGTCCTCTACGACCTCCGCGGCGATCCGCTGCGCTCCGCGGGGTGCCTCCTGCGGCTTCGGCGGTCCGGCGGGCGGGCGATCCTGACGTACAAGGCGCCGGTTCCCGGCGAGCACCGGCACAAGGTGCGCGTGGAGCACGAAACCGTGGTCGGCGACCCCGATGCGACGGCGCGAATCCTGGAAGGTCTCGGGCTCGCGCCACGCTACCGCTACCAGAAGTACAGGACGACGTTCGCCCTCGAGGGGCTAGAAATCGCGCTCGACGAGACCCCGATCGGATGCTTCGTCGAGCTCGAAGGAGAGCCGGACGCAATCGACCGGGTCGCGGCGAGCCTCGGTTACTCGGAGTCTCAGTACATTCTCGCGACCTACCGGCAGCTTCAGGAACAGCGCGCGGCCGTCCTGGGGATCGAGCTCGGCGATCTCGTGTTCCCGACCGGCTCCGGGAACGAGGCCCCCCGATGA